A single Nicotiana tabacum cultivar K326 chromosome 5, ASM71507v2, whole genome shotgun sequence DNA region contains:
- the LOC107790048 gene encoding uncharacterized protein LOC107790048, translating into MRQLLRASFSDATDPPREGVMNHFSHRHLLLRLHLLESEGIKCNFCDIIISGWAYACEKQCTYLHDLCSNFPREIRHDFHPGFDHTLILRPFQSRSGREQFRCDACGSGDSDETLFQSYYCCESCNFNLHVECASIPIALNQKVRYPLHLFLSFPITSEAATPFCSICAKVVPTSGCWVFYSHDHDYLCHFDCAAVAEYGMEKDSMGKLQNRVQSLAITNCPPARPSQPCGGVKHFTHRHSLKEYNLEMPLSCSLCNFADSSGYFCSGCNYFIDKICFSIPSKIQHMSHPQHPLKFTPFLDLVHEDLKCSGCLADFKYRGMAYYCAPCKFSIEFYCAGAPKTLTLVDNVSYELFFSFPFKHENAEIECNFKLASVGPLTCYKSQAIRP; encoded by the exons ATGAGACAGTTATTAAGAGCTTCTTTTTCTGATGCCACAGATCCTCCTCGCGAGGGTGTCATGAATCACTTCAGCCATCGTCATCTGTTGCTACGGTTGCACCTTCTAGAGAGTGAAGGAATCAAATGCAACTTTTGCGATATCATCATCTCTGGTTGGGCTTATGCTTGCGAGAAGCAGTGTACTTACCTTCATGACTTGTGTAGTAATTTCCCTAGAGAAATTCGCCATGATTTTCACCCCGGCTTTGACCACACTCTTATTCTCAGGCCCTTTCAATCCAGAAGCGGCCGAGAGCAGTTTCGTTGCGATGCCTGTGGTTCTGGTGATTCTGATGAAACCCTCTTCCAGTCATACTATTGCTGCGAGTCTTGCAATTTCAATCTACACGTTGAGTGTGCTTCTATTCCCATAGCCCTGAACCAAAAAGTGAGATACCCTCTTCATCTGTTCCTTTCCTTTCCAATAACTAGTGAGGCTGCTACTCCCTTTTGCTCCATTTGTGCTAAAGTTGTTCCTACTTCGGGTTGCTGGGTATTTTATAGCCATGATCATGATTACTTGTGTCACTTCGACTGTGCTGCTGTAGCGGAATATGGAATGGAGAAAGATTCAATGGGAAAGCTTCAAAACCGGGTGCAATCTCTGGCGATCACGAATTGTCCTCCTGCTCGTCCAAGTCAGCCATGTGGGGGCGTCAAACATTTCACTCACCGCCATTCTCTCAAGGAATATAACCTGGAGATGCCCCTGAGCTGCAGCTTGTGCAACTTTGCTGATTCCTCAGGCTACTTTTGCAGTGGTTGCAATTACTTTATTGATAAGATTTGCTTTTCCATTCCATCCAAGATTCAACATATGTCTCATCCTCAACACCCTCTTAAATTTACTCCTTTCTTAGATCTTGTGCATGAGGATCTCAAATGTTCGGGCTGCCTTGCTGATTTCAAATATCGTGGAATGGCATACTATTGTGCCCCATGTAAATTTAGTATTGAGTTTTATTGTGCTGGAGCTCCCAAAACGTTGACCTTGGTGGATAATGTATCTTATGAGCTCTTCTTTTCATTCCCTTTCAAACACGAGAATGCAGAGATCGAGTGCAAT TTCAAATTAGCTTCTGTTGGCCCTTTAACTTGTTATAAATCTCAAGCTATTAGGCCTTAA